A segment of the Sphingobacterium oryzagri genome:
TCTTCTGCATGAGGTTTCTGATCCCAATCATGAAAGTCGCTTAAATGGTTTTTGTACTGATCCTGAAGCTGTTTGCCATCCAACTGAAACAGCAGTGCCAACAGATGGGCACTGATAGGATAGTTATCCAAATATCCCCTTTAAAAAAAGCCCGAATTCCGTAGTCATCCGAGCACCTTTGTAAGCAAGATCCCAATCTCTGGTAATGATCTGTTGGGTATCTAGCACGGTCCATCTTCTGCGTTTGATATGCAAGGTAACTTTCTGACCACGAATGGGAAAGTCTTTGATTTGCGAAACGGGCATAAAGCCTTTGGAGGCCAGTTTACTATCTTGATAACCGGCAGGAACAAGGTTCTTTTCCTCCAG
Coding sequences within it:
- a CDS encoding ISAon1 family transposase N-terminal region protein, which gives rise to MQDAERKLLALLMPEGLLDYFDIMDVRQVNKELHIHLEEKNLVPAGYQDSKLASKGFMPVSQIKDFPIRGQKVTLHIKRRRWTVLDTQQIITRDWDLAYKGARMTTEFGLFLKGIFG